Below is a genomic region from Actinomyces weissii.
CCTCAGACTCAAGCATGATGCCAATCATGTCGGCGAGGGCGGTGTCGTCATCAACGACAAGTACGCGGGTATCCATGTGACCATCGTGCCACCTCCTTGCCAGGCTCGCTGACACATCTCGGCACATAACTCATCCTGCAGGTGGAGGCGATGACCACAGACGCCTGCAATGATTGCCGCATGAGCACCTACCCCGCTTCCGTGCCAGGGCCGGAGGAACGTTCTGCTGACAAGCACGTCTGGCAGCCTCCCGCCCCTGACGCCAGCCTCCCGCGGCCGGAGGAGGCCCCGCAGCAGCCGCGTTTCGGCAGCTACGGCGAAGCACCTATGGGATCTGCCACACCTTTTGGGGCAAGTGCCCCGCCCGCTTGGCAGGCCGCCCCGGACGGTGCCCCCACGCCCCTGAACCACACCTTTGGGGCCGTCCCTAAGCCCGGCATCATCCCGCTGCGCCCCCTTTTCTTCGGGGAGATCCTGGAAGGCTCCTTCCAGGCCCTGCGCGTCAACCCGCGGGCCATGTTCGTCCCCTCACTGATCGTGATGGCGGTTACCGGCGGCATTTCCTCCCTGTTCACCTTTTTCCTGCTGCGCAGCCTGGACCTGGAGCCCCTGTTCAACCCTGACCCAAACGCGGCACCCCCTACCGACATGGGCCTGAGCACGTCATTGGCTTTGCAGTCAGGTTCCCTGCTCGGCGCCCTTGTAAACCTATTTGCTGTAGCCGTTCTTTCCGGCTTGCTTATCATCGCCGTGTCCCGTTCCGTGCTAGGGCGGATAGCGGACCTGGGCGAGACCTGGGCGCGCACCAAGCGCAGGATCTGGGCCCTTATCGGGCAGACCTTGCTGATCCAGCTGCTCTCCTCACTGGCAATCATCGCCTGCGCCGCCCTGGTCTTTCCGGTGTTCATTGCGTTCTCAAGAAGCACTGAGGACTTCAACGAGATCTCTTTCGGCTGGCTCGCGGTCCTGATAGCGGCGATCCTGATCGTCCTGGCAGCGACGGCCGCCGTCGCCCTGTTCCTGCAGACCCGCCTGCTGGTAGCCCCCGCCGCCCTGGTCCTGGAGGACATCGGGGTGATCGCCTCAATCAAGCGCTCCTGGAGCCTCACCCGTGGCTACTTCTGGCGGGTGCTGGGTATCTCCCTGACAGTCACGATCATGATCTCGGTGGTCAGCGGCCTACTGGGAGGTGTCATAGGCACCCTGCAAGGCATCTCCTTCGTCCTGGCCTCCAGCGCTATCCCTGTGACCTCTATGATCGCCACCTTCATAACCTCCCTGGTCACGGGACTGATACTGCCCTTCCAGGCAGCCGCCAACGCCCTGATCTACATCGACCTGCGCATGCGCAAGGAGGCGTTGGACGTCGAGCTGCTCAAGTCCGCCACCTGAGCCCATGGCCTTCCACACACGTGCCATCCTCATCTGGGCGCAGCATGCGGCAGAGGCACCAGCCACCCCGGACGCCGAGGCCGCCCGCGAGGCCGCCCGGGAGGAGCTGAGCAAGCCCGTCTACCACCCGCGCCCCAACCCGCTGCGGCTACTCTGGGAGTGGTTCGTCAACCAGGTCACGGGTGCAAGGCTGCTGCCTGCAGGGCTGCCCCAGTGGGTGTCGGTGGCTATCGTGCTGGTCGCAGCCTCTCTGCTGGTCGGTGTCCTGGTGATCGTCCTGAGCCGCTACACGCGCGTCCGACGCCGGAACCGTGCCCACGCGCTGTTCGACTCCGACGCCCGCGACTCCGCCGCCCTGGCCCGGGACGCTGACGCCGCGGCGGTGGCCGGGGACTTCGTCACCGCTGTGGTAGAGCGCTTCCGGGCCGTAATCCGTTCCCTGGACGAGCGTGGCCTGCTGGAGGACTACCCCGGGATGACCGCCCAGGAGGCCGCCAGCCTGGCCTCTGCCGCCCTGGCCGGGGCCAGGCTGCCCGACGGCACCAGCCTGGAGCTGACCGGGCCGCTGCACGAGGCCGGAGACCTCTTTGACGCGGTGCGCTACGGGGAGCGGCCCCCCTCCCAGGAGGAGGACCGCTGGATGCGGCAGCTCGCTGCCCTGGTGGAGTCCTGCGTGGTCCCCGAGCAGCCCGCCCCCGCCCAGGAGGCCCTGGTATGAGCACCCAGCCGGACTCCCTCACTCCCCAGGCTGCGCCGTCGGCCCCGCCCAACGACCAGGCCGCCTCGCCGTCCCCTCCCAGCGACCAGGTCCTGGGGCCCACCTGGCGGCAGCGTCTGCGCCGCTCCCGCCCAGTGGTCCTGGCGCTGCTGCTCTTCGCGGCGGTCACCTTGCTGACCACCAGCACCACCCCGGCTGGCTCCAAGGTCCCCCTGGCCCTGGACAACGCGCACCCGGACGGTGCCCGCGCCCTGGGAGAGGTGCTGCGCAGCTACGGCGTAAGGCCGCACACCGTCCACTCCCTGGCCGAGGCCCAGGAGCTGCTGCGCCAGGCCCCGGACAGCACCACCTTGGCGCTGGTCGGCGTCGGCTCCCTGAGTGAGAGGGAGCGCCAGGAGCTGGCCCGGCTGGGGGCGGACGTGACCGTGCTGGGAAGCATCTACGAGGACCTTACGGGCCTGACCACCCTGCGGGCCTCCGGCCTCTCCGCGCCCTCCCAGCAGCAGCTCACCCCCGGCTGCGCCGACCCTGACGCCCAGGCCGCCGCCACCCTGGAGGGCAGCCGCGGCGCGGTAACCATCCCCGTGGATGACAGCACCCCGGCAGGGACCACCGGCTGCTTCCCGGTCGCCTCCGGCTACGCCTACGCCACCACCACCCTGTCCGGGGGCGGCACCCTGCGTGTCATCGGCGACGCCGCGATCGCGCGCAACAGCAGCCTGACCAAGGCGGGCAACGCGGCGCTGCTGGTCCGTGCGCTCGGGCACAGGCCCTACGTGGTCTGGTTCGACGCCGCCCACCCGCAGGAGCCAACCGTCTGGGATACACCGTCCCTGCCCCGCTGGGCACCGCTCCTGCTCGCGGTCCTGGCCACCGCCGCAGCGGTGCTCGCCCTGGCCGACGGACGCCGCATGGGGCGCCTGGTACGGGAGGACCTGCCCGTGGAGGTGCCCGCTGCAGAGACCACCGTGGGGCTGGGACGCATGTACCAGCTCTCCCGGGACCACGCGCACGCGGCACACGCCCTGCGCGTAGGCACCGCCCTGCGCCTGGGCCACCGGCTCGGCCTGCACCCCAGCGCCGAGGGCGGGGTGCTGCTGGATGAGCTCGCCCGGCACGCTGGGCCCCAGCAGGGCCCACCGCTGCGTGAGAGCGCCGGAAGGCTGTTGTACGGCCCACCCCCAGGCAACGACCAGGAGCTCGCCGCCCTGGCCGCCCAGCTCGACCGTCTTGAGAGCGAGGTTCAGAACCGATGAGCAACCCCAACACCACCCCAGACCACCGCAGCCGCCTGGTAGACGTCCGCACCGAGGTGGCCAAGGCCGTCGTCGGCCAGGAGGCCGCCGTCACCGGCCTCGTGCTGGCGGCCCTGGCAGGCGGGCACGTCCTGCTGGAGGGCGTGCCCGGCGTGGCCAAGACCCTGCTGGTGCGCTCCCTGGCCACCGCCCTGGACGTGGACACCAAGCGCATCCAGTTCACCCCTGACCTGATGCCCGGGGACGTGACCGGCTCCCTGGTGTACGACTCGCGCAGCGCCGAGTTCTCCTTCCGGGAGGGGCCGGTGTTCACCAACCTGCTCCTGGCCGACGAGATCAACCGTACGCCCCCCAAGACCCAGGCGGCGCTGCTGGAGGCCATGGAGGAGCGGCAGGTCTCCGTGGACGGCCAGCCCCGGCCCCTGCCCTCCCCCTTCATGGTGATCGCCACGCAGAACCCGGTGGAGTACGAGGGCACCTACCCGCTGCCGGAGGCCCAGCTGGACCGCTTCCTGCTCAAGCTCGTGCTGCCGCTGCCTGAGCGCAGTGAGGAGATCGAGGTGCTCTCCCGCCACGCCGCCGGCTTCAACCCTCGGGACCTGCCGGGGGCCGGGCTGCAGGCGGTGGCCTCCGGGGAGGACCTGGCGGCGGCCCGCGAGCAGGTGCGCACCGTGGGCACCTCCCCCGAGCTGCTGGCCTACGTGGTGGACCTGGTGCGGGCCACCCGCAGCGCCCCCAGCGTGGCCCTGGGGGTCTCCCCCCGTGGCGCCACCGCCCTGCTGGCCACCTCCCGCGCCTGGGCCTGGCTCTCCGGCCGCTCCTTCGTCACCCCCGACGACGTCAAGGCCCTGGCCCTGCCGACCCTGCGCCACCGCATCCAGCTGCGCCCCGAGTCGGAGATGGAGGGGGTCACCACCGAGTCCGTGATCACCGGGGTGCTGCGCTCCGTGCCGGTCCCCCGCTGAGCCGCAGGGAGGAGGTCCCTTGTACCTGTCCAGACGTGCCGCTTGGTTCATGCTGCTCGGGGCCGCCCCCGCGCTGCTTTGGCCCCGCCCCTTGACCGTCCTGCTGTGGATCCTGCTGCTGGTCCTCCTGGTGGCCCTGGACGTGTCCCTGGCCGCCTCCCCCCGCCGTCTGGCGGTGTCCCGGAAGGTGGAGCGCGCCGTGCGCCTGGGTGAGTCCGCCACCGCCACGGTCACGGTCATGAATCGCGGCAGACGGCCCGCCCGCGGCCAGCTGCGGGACGCCTGGGTGCCCAGCGCGGGGGCTGAGTCGGTGCGCCACCCCCTGGACCTGGCTCCAGGACGCCGCACCCGGCTGCGCACGCGCCTGCAGCCCACCCGGCGCGGGGACCGGAGCGCGGACCTGGTCACGGTGCGCCTGCGCGGCCCCCTGGGGCTGGCGGGCCGCCAGGCCTCCCTGAAGGCTCCGGCCCGGCTGCGGGTGCTGCCCGCCTTCACCTCCCGCAAGCACCTGCCCAGCAGGCTGGCGCGGCTGCGGGAGATGGACGGGCGCAGCGCCGTCATGGTGCGGGGCGCGGGCACGGAGTTCGACTCTCTGCGCGAGTACGTGGTCGGTGACGACGTGCGCTCTATCGACTGGCGCTCCACCGCCCGCCGCGGCGAGGTGGTGGTGCGCACCTGGCGGCCGGAGCGTGACCGGCGGGTGCTGGTGCTGCTGGACACGGGCCGCCTGGCCTGCGCCCGCCTGGGCGAGGAGACCCGGATGGACGCTCAGATAGAGGCTGCCCTGCTGCTGTCCGCCCTGGCCTCGCACGCCGGGGACCAGGTGGACCTGATCGCCCTGGACGAGGCGGTGCGGGTCCGGGTGCACGGGCAGTCCGGGGCCGGCCTGATGACCGCCCTGGCTGACGGCCTGGCACCGGTGGAGCCCCGCCTGGTGGAGACCAGCTGGTCCCTGGTGAACCAGACCGTGGACGCCTCGCTGTCCCAGCGGGCCCTGGTGGTGGTGCTCACCGCCCTGGACCCGGGGGCCACCGACGCCGCGGCGCTGCGCCACCTGGCGGCCCTGGCCCGCCAGCACACGGTCCTGCTGGCCTCGGCCACGGACCCGCGCCTGGAAGAGCTGCGCTCCGAGCGCTCCCGCCCGGACCAGGTCTACGTGGCGGCAGCCGCGGAGAAGACCCTCTCCCAGCAGGCGACGGTGCGGGCCCGCCTGCACCGCAGCGGGGTGGAGATCGTTGAGGCCGAGCCGGACTCCCTGGCCCCGGCACTGGCTGACGCCTACCTGGCGCTCAAGGCGGCGGGGCGCCTGTGAGAGCCCCGTCCCAGTCCGCCCGCTCTGCTCACGGCAGGTCCGCCCGCCTGGCTCACGGCAGGTCCGCAGCCGACGCCCGCCGCAGCTCAGCCAGCGACAGCGACCCGTGCCCCGGCGTCGTAGGCGCCCAGGTCGCCAGCGATCTCCCCGCCCTGCACCCGATCCTGCGCCCGGGCGCCCAGCACCAGGCCGTAGGCCAAGAACAGGGCCAGGGCCAGGGTCCCCAGCAGGATCTTCAGTACCCAGGGAATCGCCGCCCCGGTCACAAAGCCCTCGATCAGCCCAGAGACCCCCAGGGAGACGGTCAGGGCCACCGCCACCGTGATCAGGGTGCGGCCCTCCTCCGCGAGCGCCTGCAGACGGGGACGCCGTCCAGGCACCAGCAGCGTCCAGAAGAGCTTAAGGCCCGCGCCTCCGGCCACGAACACGCTGGTGAGCTCCAGCAGCCCGTGCGGCAGGATCAGGGAGAAGAACTCCCAGGTCAAGCCGTGGTCAATGAGTATGGCCGCCGACTGCCCCACGTTCATGGCGTTGCCCAGCATCATCCAGGCGGGCAGCACGCCGGTAATGCCTCCGGCCACGCAGACGGCGGCGATCCGGGCGTTGTTGGTCCACACCAGCCCCGCGAAGTCCTGGGGCCCGTAGGTGGTGTAGTAGGCAGCGAAGGCGTCGTTGGCGTAGGCGTCCAGGGCCTTGGGGGTGCCCAGGGCGCTCATCGCTGCCGTGCTGTGCAGGGTCCACCAGGCGGTCAGGACCGCGAGGGCCAGGCAGGCCACGGTCGTACCCAGGCTCCACCAGCGCACCCGGAACAGGGCTGCGGGCATGGTCACGGTCACGTAGTAGCGCAGCGCGGACCATCCCACCCGCTGGGTGCCGGTGACCCGGCTGCGGGCAAAGGCCACCAGGGTGGACAGCTCCGCCACCACCTGCGGGTCGGGGGCGTTGGTGCGTACCCGGGAGAGGTGGCCGGCCGTGACCCGGTAGAGGGTCACCAGCTCGTCGGCCTGGGAGCCGCTCAGGCGCCGGGTAGCGGACAGCTCGCGCAGCCGGTCCCACTCGGGCTGGTGGGCGGCGATGAAGGCATCAATATCCACAACCCCACTTTGGCACGGAGATGACCATGGACACCTCATCCGAGCGGAGGATCGAGCAGGAGCGCATGGTGACAGGTGAGGCTGTCGCCCTGGACGTGGTGCCGGCGACGGTGGGCTCCCGCCTGCTCAGCGGCGCCATCGACTACGGGATCATCGTGGTCGGACTGGCGCTCTCTACCTCCTCCCTGGGCAGGATCGCCCCGGCCAACAGCTCCTACGCCGCCGTCATGACCCTGGTGGCGCTGATCTTCTTCTTCTGGATAGTCGTGGTCCCGGTGACGGTGGAGACGCTGAGCCGTGGGCTGAGCGCAGGCAGGCTGGTCATGGGCACCCGGGTAGTGCGCGACGACGGCGGGGCGGTGCGGCTGCGCCACGCGCTGGTGCGCGCCCTGGTGGCATTGGTAGAGGTCTTTATCAGCTCCGGCGTACTGGCGGTCTGCTCGTGCATCGTGACGCGGCGGGGCAAGCGGCTGGGTGACCTGCTGGCGGGGACCTATGTGGTCCATGACCGGGCCGGGGCCCGCAGCGCTCCTCCCCTGCTGATGCCCCCGGAGCTGGCCCAGTGGGCCGCGGGCGCGGACCTGCACGCCCTGCCGGGGCACCTGGCCCTGGTGGCCCGCAGCTTCCTGCAGCGCACCACCAGCCTGGACCCGGTCTCCCGGCAGCGGATCGCTGCGGAGCTTACCCAGCAGGTGCTGCCGCTAGTGGCGCCGCCACCGCCAGCAGGCACCCACCCGGAGCGCTTCCTGGCGGCGGTGCTGGTTGAGCGCCGTGACCGGGAGCTGGTGCAGGCTCTCAAGGACCGCAGCGTGGACGAGCAGCTGCGGCTGGCGGAGGCAGCCACCGTCCACTCCGTGCCCTGAGGCAAGGTGGCAGCCGCACTGCCAGCGGGTGGCTCAGGACTGCTGGGGCTCGGGGACCTGCTGGGCCTCGTGGCGCAGCAGGACCGGCACGCCGTCGCGCACCGGGTAGGCCAGCCCCGCTCCTGGGGAGAGGAGCACCGGGAGGCCCTCGTGGCCCTGGCTGTCCACCAGGGCCTCACCGGTGACGGGGCAGCGCAGCAGGCTGCGCAGCCAGGCGGGTGGGGCGCCTTCCGGCTGGCTGGTGGGCGGGGTGGTGGCGGTCGGGCTGCTCATGTCACTCCTGCTCGGTGTCCTTCTCGCCGCGCAGCACGCGCAGGTGCCCACGGCGGCTGATCGCGCCGTCTCCGGGGGAGGCCAGTGTGGCGGCGGACGGTGGGCCGTCCAGCCTGGTGGGTCGTGCCACGGGCACCGGCTCAGGGCGGGCGGCGCGTGAGGCCTGCCTGACGGCGTCGGCCAGGGCCAGCAGGTCGTCCTCGCTGGGGGGTGCAGGGGCGAAGTCGACGGCGAGCCGGATCACCTGCCAGCCGCGGGGGGCGGTGAAGGAGGAGACGTGCTCCTCGCACAGGTCGTAAGCCTCTGGCTGGGCCTCAGTGGCTAGGGGGCCGAGCACGATGGTCTGGTCCGCGTACACCGAGGTCAGGGTAGCCACGGCAGGGCGGGTGCAGGTGGACCGGCGGCACTGGCGGACTGTTCTCACGGGCTGAGGCTACCGCATCCCGGGCCTGGGCCCAGGCTGAGGCTAGGCTGCCTGCTGTGAGCTGTACGCCGGTACCTGTGCCCCAGACCCCCCGTCGTCGTGACCGTCATGGCCGGGGGCTGCGGGGGCCTCTGCTGCCTGCGGCCCTGCCGGGCTGGCGCAGCCGCGCGGAGCAGTTTGACGAGCTGGTGATCCGCTGCGTGCAGCAGCTGGTGCGCCTGCAGCCTCAGGTCGAGTCGATCCAGTTCGCGGTGGAGGAGGTTCCGCCCTCGGACCCGGCCCCGTGGGAGCGGGGGGTGGTGCTGGGGCGGGGCTTCGCGGCTGAGCCCAAGGCGGGCCTGCCCGCCCGGGTGGTGGTCTACCGGCGTCCGGTGACCTCCCGGGCGGCGGACCGCCACGAGCTGGCCGAGCTGGTGCACCGGGTGGTGGTGGAGCAGGTGGCCACCATGCTGGGGCGCCGTCCGGAGGAGCTGGACCCGGACTTCCCGCTGTGAGGGGCTAGCGCAGCAGGACGTGCCGGGAGGCCTGCGCCTGCGCCCCCGGCACGGCAGGCAGGGCGGAGACGAGCGTGCCCGCCGTCTCCCCCGTGACCTCGGTGGTGACCACCACGGCGCCGTGCACCCCCTCCCCGTCCGCGCTGGCGGTCAGGGCGCTGACGGTCTCGGGCAGGTCCTCAGGGACGGCGGTGGCCCCTGGCTCCAGCACCATCTGGCTGCTCCACTCCTCCCCTACGGCCCGCAGAGTGACGACGCGCCGCTGCGGGGAGGAGTTGGCGAGCGCCAGCTGGGGGCTGAGGCCCCAGTGCCGGGGCAGCGTGATGTCAGCCCCCAGGCTGAGGTCGGCGGTGGAGGCCTGCAGCCAGGCCCGGTCGTGCAGCAGGGCACCAGAACGGGCCGGGTACTCACCTGCCGAGCGCACCAGCTGGACGGCGGCGGCCACCGGCTGGTCGGAGGTGGTGCGCAGCGCGTAGGTGCCAGGGGCCACGCCCGCCAGGGAGACGTCGAACACCGCCCCGGGGTCCACGGTCAGGGACTCCGCCCCGGGCAGCACCCACTCGCCGTCAGCCCCCAGGAGGCTCACCTTGACGGTGGCGGGCACCTCAGCAGGGTTGGCCAGCCGCACCAAGGGCTGGTCGGAGGAGACGGGACCGCTGGCAGCCTGGCCCTGCTGCTCCGCCTCCACCAGGACCACCCCGGGCACAAGCTGCTCAGTGGCCGGGTCCGCCCCGGCAGAGACCACCTCCATGCCGGCGGCGGTCTCCCCGTCCAGGGTCTCGTCCACCAGGTGGACGCCTAGGGCCCCGCCGTCGGTGGTGACGTGCACGGCTAGCCGCCCGTCGGGGCTGGTCGCGGAGGAGGTGCCCAGGTAGACGGACTCGGTCTGGCCGGAGGGCACCGCCACCTGGCCCCCGCCGGGCAGGTCCACGGGGCCGGTGGAGCCGTAGGCCTGCACGGAGGCAGTGACGGTGGTGTTGCCTGGGTTGCTCAGACGCAGCTCGGCGTAGCTGCCGGGGCGGGTGGAGCCAGCCACCACCCAGGCGGTGCTGCGCGGCGCGGTGCACGCGGCGGTGGCCAGGCCCCGCAGGTCACCTGCCTCCATGAGGGTGGCGGAGTGCCCCATGCCCTCTGCCGGGCTGCTCCCATTGTGCTTGACCGACAGCACCCCGCCCTCCGCGAAGTCCTGCACCTGGGGGCTGCCGCTGGGCAGGGCCTCGCCCTCAAAGCTAGCGGTGGCCCCGTCCTGGACCGCGAGCAGGCTGGCTTGCCGGACCTGGTCATAGTCGGCTACCTCCAGGCCGTTGCCTGCCGCTGGCGGGCAGATCAGCAGGATGTCGCGGTCGGGAGCGGCCAGCGGCTGGGTGCGCACCGGGTTCACAGGTGCCACGGGAACCATGGGCGCGCCGAGGGTAAGGCCGGTGGCCCCGGCTGCCAGGGCCAGGCTGAGCAGCGGCCCCACCGAGGCACCCAGGGACCTGGGGCTGGCCTCCCGCAGGGAGGCCCAGGCTCCTGCCAGGACCTCCTTGGGGCTGGGGCGCTGACCCTCCGGCCGCCTGCGCAGACGGCCGGAGCGGATCCGTTCGCTGCGGGTACGGGAGGTACGGTACTTGCGCTTCTCACTCATGAGCCGTCCCTCCGGCGTCGCAGTGGCACCGCAGCGAGGGCGGTAGCTCCGCACACGGCCCAGATCGTCAGCGACATCAGCTGGTAGGGCAGGCTCTGGTGGCGCACCTCCAGCCTGCCGCCAGCGGCGGGCACCTTGAATGCCTGGCGCCAGCCCTGGGGGTCCGGCACGGGTTCCAGGGCCCGGCCGTCCAGGGTGGCGCGCCAGCCACGGTCGGCGCGCTCCGCCAGGAAAAGGGTCCGCTCCTCCCCACCAGGGGCGGCTGGGACCTGGGCCTGCAGTGCCCCCTGGGGCCAGGGCAGGAAGGTGGCCTCCGCGCTGCCGGGGCTGGCGAGCGCCGCGCCGGAGACCTCTTCCCCGGCTGGGGCGGAGACCCGCCAGGCCCGGCCCGCGTGGGTGCGGGCCAGCTGCTCCAGACCGGGGGTGGAGTTGATTCCGGCGGCGGCCTCGGTACCGCTGGGGCCCGTGTCAGTGAGCAGCACCACGGCGACGCCGTGCCGGGCCAGGCCGGTGGCCACGGCCTCGTCCTGCCCGGAGGTCAGCTGCACCACCAGCTGGGCCAGCTCGGTGCCGGCGACGTCGCTGCTGAGGCTCACGGGGCCGCCCTCCGGGGCGGCGCCTGTGAGCAGGCCGGTGCTAGGCCGGGGCCGGGCAGGCTGCCCCGTCGGCTGGGTGACGCGGGCGGTGCTGACGGACCTGGCTACGGGCAGGGAGTCGAGCAGGGAGTGGCCGTCGGCGCGCCACAGCGAGGCGGTAAGCCCCTGGCTGTCCGTGCCTATGGCCAGGACCCGGCCACCGGTGGCCCGCTGGGTCTCGGTGGCGATCGCGGGGACCGCGCGCCCGCCTGAGCGCAGCATCATCAGGGGGCCGCCTGCACCCGTGTGGACGGCCCAGGACCAGGTCACCAGGAGGCTGGCAGCGGCTAGCAGGGACGCGCCGTTGAAGGCCGCCACGCTCAGGTGCCGCCAGCCGAAGCTGTGCCGCACCAGGTGGCTGTGCGCACGGTCGAGCACAACCACTCCGGCGAGCACCAGCCCAGCCTGGAGCAGGCTCACCCCGGTCCCGGCCCAGCCGGGAACAGTCACCAGGCCGCCAGCAGGCTCCGCTGCCTCCAGCCCGAGTCCCGTGCTAAGGCGCAGCTTTAAGTGGGCCACCAGCAGGCCCGCTAGGGCCACTACCAGGCCCACGCGTGCGCGGTGGCCGGGGCGGGCCAGCAAGGGCACAGACATAAGGGCCAGCACCAGCAGGACCAGGGAGCACACGCGCATGACGGCCAGGGCGGTCCCTGCCAGGCCGAGGCCGCTGGGAGCTGCGGGCAGGCCCAGCAGCAGGTCCAGGGACCCAGGCGCCTGCACCGCCACCGGGTTGCCGATCTCGGTGGCCAGCAGCCGTAGCGCACTGGTCAGCCCCTGCCTGGAGAAGACGGAGCCAGTGCTGTGCGCGGCCCGCAGCGCCACCCACCACGAGGGAACCATGAGCACGAGCACCGGTGCGAGGGTCAGCAGGAGCCGTTTGCGGGCCCGCCAGCCCCTCAGCAGGGCCGCCGACACCAAGGCGGTCAGCAGCAGCACCAGCACGCTGCCCACCAGGGCGTCCGCCGTCGCCACCGCTCCCAGCAGGAGTCCGGCGGCGGCGGCAGCGCTCACCGAGCCCGGACCGTACTGCTCGGTGGCTGCGGCCCGGATGCGGGCACCG
It encodes:
- a CDS encoding DUF4129 domain-containing protein, coding for MAFHTRAILIWAQHAAEAPATPDAEAAREAAREELSKPVYHPRPNPLRLLWEWFVNQVTGARLLPAGLPQWVSVAIVLVAASLLVGVLVIVLSRYTRVRRRNRAHALFDSDARDSAALARDADAAAVAGDFVTAVVERFRAVIRSLDERGLLEDYPGMTAQEAASLASAALAGARLPDGTSLELTGPLHEAGDLFDAVRYGERPPSQEEDRWMRQLAALVESCVVPEQPAPAQEALV
- a CDS encoding DUF4350 domain-containing protein translates to MSTQPDSLTPQAAPSAPPNDQAASPSPPSDQVLGPTWRQRLRRSRPVVLALLLFAAVTLLTTSTTPAGSKVPLALDNAHPDGARALGEVLRSYGVRPHTVHSLAEAQELLRQAPDSTTLALVGVGSLSERERQELARLGADVTVLGSIYEDLTGLTTLRASGLSAPSQQQLTPGCADPDAQAAATLEGSRGAVTIPVDDSTPAGTTGCFPVASGYAYATTTLSGGGTLRVIGDAAIARNSSLTKAGNAALLVRALGHRPYVVWFDAAHPQEPTVWDTPSLPRWAPLLLAVLATAAAVLALADGRRMGRLVREDLPVEVPAAETTVGLGRMYQLSRDHAHAAHALRVGTALRLGHRLGLHPSAEGGVLLDELARHAGPQQGPPLRESAGRLLYGPPPGNDQELAALAAQLDRLESEVQNR
- a CDS encoding AAA family ATPase, with the translated sequence MSNPNTTPDHRSRLVDVRTEVAKAVVGQEAAVTGLVLAALAGGHVLLEGVPGVAKTLLVRSLATALDVDTKRIQFTPDLMPGDVTGSLVYDSRSAEFSFREGPVFTNLLLADEINRTPPKTQAALLEAMEERQVSVDGQPRPLPSPFMVIATQNPVEYEGTYPLPEAQLDRFLLKLVLPLPERSEEIEVLSRHAAGFNPRDLPGAGLQAVASGEDLAAAREQVRTVGTSPELLAYVVDLVRATRSAPSVALGVSPRGATALLATSRAWAWLSGRSFVTPDDVKALALPTLRHRIQLRPESEMEGVTTESVITGVLRSVPVPR
- a CDS encoding DUF58 domain-containing protein, yielding MYLSRRAAWFMLLGAAPALLWPRPLTVLLWILLLVLLVALDVSLAASPRRLAVSRKVERAVRLGESATATVTVMNRGRRPARGQLRDAWVPSAGAESVRHPLDLAPGRRTRLRTRLQPTRRGDRSADLVTVRLRGPLGLAGRQASLKAPARLRVLPAFTSRKHLPSRLARLREMDGRSAVMVRGAGTEFDSLREYVVGDDVRSIDWRSTARRGEVVVRTWRPERDRRVLVLLDTGRLACARLGEETRMDAQIEAALLLSALASHAGDQVDLIALDEAVRVRVHGQSGAGLMTALADGLAPVEPRLVETSWSLVNQTVDASLSQRALVVVLTALDPGATDAAALRHLAALARQHTVLLASATDPRLEELRSERSRPDQVYVAAAAEKTLSQQATVRARLHRSGVEIVEAEPDSLAPALADAYLALKAAGRL
- a CDS encoding stage II sporulation protein M, whose amino-acid sequence is MDIDAFIAAHQPEWDRLRELSATRRLSGSQADELVTLYRVTAGHLSRVRTNAPDPQVVAELSTLVAFARSRVTGTQRVGWSALRYYVTVTMPAALFRVRWWSLGTTVACLALAVLTAWWTLHSTAAMSALGTPKALDAYANDAFAAYYTTYGPQDFAGLVWTNNARIAAVCVAGGITGVLPAWMMLGNAMNVGQSAAILIDHGLTWEFFSLILPHGLLELTSVFVAGGAGLKLFWTLLVPGRRPRLQALAEEGRTLITVAVALTVSLGVSGLIEGFVTGAAIPWVLKILLGTLALALFLAYGLVLGARAQDRVQGGEIAGDLGAYDAGARVAVAG
- a CDS encoding RDD family protein, which produces MDTSSERRIEQERMVTGEAVALDVVPATVGSRLLSGAIDYGIIVVGLALSTSSLGRIAPANSSYAAVMTLVALIFFFWIVVVPVTVETLSRGLSAGRLVMGTRVVRDDGGAVRLRHALVRALVALVEVFISSGVLAVCSCIVTRRGKRLGDLLAGTYVVHDRAGARSAPPLLMPPELAQWAAGADLHALPGHLALVARSFLQRTTSLDPVSRQRIAAELTQQVLPLVAPPPPAGTHPERFLAAVLVERRDRELVQALKDRSVDEQLRLAEAATVHSVP
- a CDS encoding Trm112 family protein, whose translation is MSSPTATTPPTSQPEGAPPAWLRSLLRCPVTGEALVDSQGHEGLPVLLSPGAGLAYPVRDGVPVLLRHEAQQVPEPQQS
- a CDS encoding DUF3499 domain-containing protein, whose protein sequence is MRTVRQCRRSTCTRPAVATLTSVYADQTIVLGPLATEAQPEAYDLCEEHVSSFTAPRGWQVIRLAVDFAPAPPSEDDLLALADAVRQASRAARPEPVPVARPTRLDGPPSAATLASPGDGAISRRGHLRVLRGEKDTEQE
- a CDS encoding metallopeptidase family protein, with the protein product MSCTPVPVPQTPRRRDRHGRGLRGPLLPAALPGWRSRAEQFDELVIRCVQQLVRLQPQVESIQFAVEEVPPSDPAPWERGVVLGRGFAAEPKAGLPARVVVYRRPVTSRAADRHELAELVHRVVVEQVATMLGRRPEELDPDFPL
- a CDS encoding DUF5719 family protein — protein: MSEKRKYRTSRTRSERIRSGRLRRRPEGQRPSPKEVLAGAWASLREASPRSLGASVGPLLSLALAAGATGLTLGAPMVPVAPVNPVRTQPLAAPDRDILLICPPAAGNGLEVADYDQVRQASLLAVQDGATASFEGEALPSGSPQVQDFAEGGVLSVKHNGSSPAEGMGHSATLMEAGDLRGLATAACTAPRSTAWVVAGSTRPGSYAELRLSNPGNTTVTASVQAYGSTGPVDLPGGGQVAVPSGQTESVYLGTSSATSPDGRLAVHVTTDGGALGVHLVDETLDGETAAGMEVVSAGADPATEQLVPGVVLVEAEQQGQAASGPVSSDQPLVRLANPAEVPATVKVSLLGADGEWVLPGAESLTVDPGAVFDVSLAGVAPGTYALRTTSDQPVAAAVQLVRSAGEYPARSGALLHDRAWLQASTADLSLGADITLPRHWGLSPQLALANSSPQRRVVTLRAVGEEWSSQMVLEPGATAVPEDLPETVSALTASADGEGVHGAVVVTTEVTGETAGTLVSALPAVPGAQAQASRHVLLR